In Zingiber officinale cultivar Zhangliang chromosome 1A, Zo_v1.1, whole genome shotgun sequence, a genomic segment contains:
- the LOC122038078 gene encoding pentatricopeptide repeat-containing protein At2g15690, mitochondrial-like: MATSFMAVHRAGNTMLATTLFKGRLPIFRSSVLANAKVLPFLSPNLSSRCLSTYAAAAPDNFQRHPSAPPPPPPHSYGPRTFPQDHRNPNHWSPQNQHQRPPPQNQHQRPPPPYDHRPPSPIGDNPPAPPPGPVDLLALAREGKLKEVVGLLGQGICPDPPTFFDLVAACSDPKHLEELKRIHESFFRSPFRADLQINNKLLEMFSKCGSMVDARRVFDRMPDRTMDSWHLMIDGYAANNMGDDGLQMYEQLRKIGVMPNGRTFLSVLSACASAEAIEEGFIHFESMSKEYGIPPQIEHYIGLIEVLGKSGHLNEALDFIKKLPFEPPVAVWEVMMNLARAQGDIDLEDRAGELMVSMDPTKTVASKIPTPPAKRRSGLNMLEGRNMLAEYRLPPKIEKKVVKEQVYVPDTRYVLHDIDQEAKEQALLYHSERLAIAYGLISTPARTPLRIIKNLRICGDCHNAIKIMSRIVGRELIVRDNKRFHHFKDGKCSCGDYW, from the coding sequence ATGGCCACTTCGTTCATGGCGGTCCATCGTGCTGGTAACACCATGCTCGCCACCACTCTCTTCAAGGGGCGTCTCCCGATCTTCCGCTCATCCGTCCTTGCGAACGCAAAGGTCTTGCCTTTCCTCTCCCCCAACCTCTCTTCCCGATGCCTCAGTACGTACGCCGCCGCCGCCCCCGATAACTTTCAGAGACACCCATccgcgccgccgccgccgccgccccaTTCTTACGGCCCTCGTACCTTTCCACAGGACCACAGAAATCCTAATCACTGGTCGCCGCAAAATCAGCACCAACGCCCGCCACCGCAAAATCAGCACCAACGCCCGCCACCGCCTTACGACCACCGTCCTCCTTCCCCGATAGGTGACAACCCGCCGGCTCCTCCTCCCGGCCCTGTTGACCTTCTCGCCCTTGCCCGAGAGGGTAAGCTCAAGGAAGTTGTTGGTTTGTTGGGCCAGGGCATCTGTCCGGACCCTCCTACCTTCTTCGACCTTGTCGCTGCCTGCTCTGACCCGAAGCATCTCGAAGAATTGAAAAGGATTCATGAGTCCTTTTTCCGATCGCCCTTCCGTGCCGACCTCCAGATCAATAACAAGCTGCTGGAGATGTTCTCAAAGTGTGGCAGCATGGTCGATGCTCGTCGAGTGTTTGATAGAATGCCTGATAGAACTATGGATTCCTGGCATCTGATGATTGATGGATATGCTGCAAATAACATGGGTGATGATGGATTGCAGATGTATGAGCAACTGAGGAAGATTGGAGTGATGCCCAATGGAAGGACCTTTCTTTCTGTTTTGTCCGCTTGTGCAAGCGCAGAGGCAATCGAAGAGGGATTCATTCATTTCGAGTCCATGAGCAAGGAGTACGGGATACCTCCACAGATTGAGCATTACATTGGTTTAATTGAAGTCCTTGGGAAATCAGGTCACCTTAATGAGGCACTAGATTTCATCAAGAAGTTGCCATTCGAACCACCAGTTGCTGTGTGGGAAGTGATGATGAATTTGGCTCGGGCTCAGGGTGATATAGATCTTGAGGATCGAGCTGGGGAGCTCATGGTTTCCATGGATCCTACCAAGACTGTTGCCTCCAAGATTCCAACACCTCCAGCCAAGAGACGATCTGGCTTGAACATGCTGGAAGGAAGGAACATGCTTGCAGAATACCGGTTGCCCCCAAAGATTGAAAAGAAGGTGGTCAAAGAACAGGTTTATGTGCCTGATACTCGATATGTGCTCCATGATATTGATCAGGAAGCCAAGGAACAGGCATTGCTCTACCACAGTGAGAGGTTGGCAATTGCTTATGGACTGATAAGTACTCCTGCAAGGACCCCATTACGAATCATCAAGAATCTCAGAATATGTGGTGACTGTCATAACGCAATCAAGATCATGTCAAGGATTGTTGGAAGAGAGCTCATTGTTAGGGATAATAAACGATTTCACCATTTCAAGGATGGCAAGTGCTCTTGTGGTGACTACTGGTGA
- the LOC122005316 gene encoding uncharacterized protein LOC122005316 has product MLAMFLLVVSHNTRYCLIRKTFGRLHYNTSQNFNKVLKALKSIAVDMMVKPGSTVPEKIRENTRFYPYFKDCIEAIDEFIYVLSGWEGSAHDSLVLTDALSKYFLVDGGYPNRRQFLAPFRGVRYHLQEFTGQGRHPENAKELFNLRHASLRNAIERIFGIFKSRFKIFKAAPPFPYTTQAELVLACAGLHNFLRRECHSDEFSIELDNEVPSSSSEQVYEDDNFDQLFSQEQQRANVNSWRESIANQM; this is encoded by the exons ATGCTTGCCATGTTTTTACTTGTTGTTAGTCATAATACTCGGTATTGCTTGATTCGTAAAACATTTGGGCGATTACATTACAATACTAGCCAAAACTTCAACAAGGTGTTGAAAGCATTGAAGAGCATTGCAGTAGATATGATGGTCAAACCTGGATCTACAGTGCCAGAAAAAATAAGAGAGAACACAAGATTTTACCCTTACTTTAAA GATTGTATTGAAGCTATTGATG AATTTATATATGTACTCAGTGGGTGGGAGGGGTCTGCCCATGATTCACTTGTGTTGACAGATGCTTTATC TAAATATTTTTTAGTGGATGGAGGGTATCCAAATCGACGTCAATTCTTGGCTCCTTTTCGAGGTGTACGTTATCATCTTCAAGAATTCACTGGTCAGGGTCGTCACCCTGAAAATGCAAAAGAGTTGTTCAATCTTCGTCATGCTTCTTTGAGGAACGCTATTGAGAGGATATTTGGTATATTTAAATCACGGTTCAAAATATTCAAAGCAGCTCCGCCATTTCCATATACAACACAAGCAGAGCTTGTATTGGCTTGTGCTGGATTGCACAATTTTCTTCGTAGGGAGTGTCATTCTGATGAATTTTCAATCGAACTAGATAATGAAGTCCCATCATCTTCATCAGAACAAGTTTATGAAGATGACAACTTTGATCAATTATTTTCTCAAGAACAACAACGAGCGAATGTTAACTCATGGAGAGAGAGTATAGCCAATCAAATGTAG
- the LOC122005324 gene encoding uncharacterized protein At2g29880-like, which translates to MGDSQAKYNIWTAEESNKLLRLMIDAAMRGWRDRNGVLNKRTVEIKILPTLNAKLGCEKTFAQYQSRLKWFKQRYNNYYKLMCHSSGFGWDSMTKKFTASDEVWEDYFKSHPKHEHYRTDTFEDYEDLRLVVGNGTATGKYAIGLGDDIDARTFETEENGGTNLLDDYMFDHNSGEFIQSNRQESSYQPLFSEDLASPLPSQPMSSEVPQATRKRDRSEFEAKSSTSKNIDPDVLNRLSYTIEKASSKIELVGVADDNYWDAIKQVSNLDNRTRYKALD; encoded by the exons ATGGGAGATTCACAAGCAAAATATAATATATGGACTGCGGAGGAGAGCAATAAATTATTAAGACTTATGATTGATGCTGCAATGCGAGGATGGCGTGATAGGAATGGTGTGTTGAACAAAAGAACAGTGGAAATAAAAATACTTCCCACTCTTAATGCAAAACTTGGGTGTGAAAAGACTTTTGCACAGTATCAAAGTCGTTTGAAGTGGTTCAAACAACGATATAACAACTACTATAAGCTTATGTGTCATAGTTCTGGGTTTGGATGGGATTCTATGACAAAGAAATTCACAGCTAGTGATGAAGTATGGGAGGATTATTTTAAG TCTCACCCTAAACATGAACATTATCGGACTGATACTTTTGAGGATTATGAAGACTTAAGACTTGTAGTTGGGAATGGAACTGCTACAGGAAAATACGCAATTGGACTTGGAGATGACATTGATGCGAGAACCTTTGAAacagaagaaaatggaggtactAACTTATTAGATGATTACATGTTTGATCACAACAGTGGTGAATTCATACAAAGCAATAGGCAAGAATCTTCATATCAGCCTCTATTTTCTGAGGACCTTGCTTCACCATTACCATCTCAACCTATGAGTTCTGAGGTTCCACAAGCAACTAGAAAACGAGATAGGAGCGAATTTGAAGCAAAATCAAGCACTTCAAAGAATATAGACCCAGATGTTTTAAATAGGCTCTCTTACACCATTGAGAAAGCATCTTCTAAGATTGAATTAGTTGGCGTTGCAGATGATAACTATTGGGATGCTATAAAACAAGTCTCAAACTTGGATAATCGTACTCGTTACAAGGCGCTTGACTAG
- the LOC122038079 gene encoding UDP-glucose 4-epimerase GEPI48-like isoform X4, whose translation MIDLRDRDALKKLFATTKFDAVIHFAGLKAVGESVQKPLLYYNNNIIGTIILLETMAEHGCKKLVFSSSATVYGWPKEVPCTEEFPLCATNPYGRTKLMIEEICRDIQLGDSEWDIVLLRYFNPVGAHPSGFIGEDPRGIPNNLMPFVQQVAVGRRPALTVFGNDYSTKDGTGVRDYIHVVDLADGHIAAVEKLFRSNKTGCDVYNLGTGKGTSVLEMVEAFEKASGKKIPLVMAGRRPGDSETVYASTSKAEKELNWKYVFVSYYYCRAKYGIEEMCRDQWNWASKNPWGYGKPNESADPST comes from the exons ATG ATTGACCTTCGGGATAGGGATGCACTGAAGAAACTTTTTGCTACAACCAA ATTTGATGCTGTTATACACTTTGCCGGATTGAAGGCAGTGGGAGAAAGTGTTCAGAAGCCCTTGCTTTATTATAACAATAACATTATTGGCACAATCATTCTCTTAGAAACGATGGCCGAGCATGGATGCAAAAAG CTTGTATTCTCATCATCAGCTACTGTCTACGGTTGGCCAAAGGAAGTGCCGTGTACGGAAGAATTTCCCTTATGTGCTACAAACCCTTATGGACGAACTAAG CTCATGATTGAGGAGATTTGCCGTGATATCCAACTCGGTGATAGTGAATGGGACATAGTTCTACTGAGATACTTCAATCCTGTTGGCGCTCATCCTAGCGGATTCATAGGCGAAGATCCTCGAGGAATTCCTAATAATCTCATGCCATTCGTGCAACAAGTGGCTGTCGGGAGGAGACCTGCTCTCACGGTTTTTGGAAATGATTATTCAACTAAAGATGGCACAGGG GTAAGGGATTACATTCATGTGGTCGATTTAGCAGATGGGCATATTGCAGCCGTAGAGAAACTATTTCGGAGTAATAAAACAG GTTGCGATGTCTATAATTTAGGAACTGGTAAGGGAACATCTGTCTTGGAAATGGTTGAAGCATTTGAGAAGGCTTCTGGAAAG AAAATTCCTCTGGTTATGGCTGGAAGACGACCAGGTGACTCTGAGACTGTTTATGCATCTACCAGCAAAGCAGAGAAAGAGCTTAATTGGAA ATATGTTTTTGTTAGTTATTATTATTGCAGGGCAAAATATGGTATCGAAGAAATGTGTAGAGATCAATGGAATTGGGCTAGCAAGAATCCATGGGGATATGGGAAACCAAACGAATCCGCCGACCCATCAACATAA
- the LOC122038079 gene encoding UDP-glucose 4-epimerase GEPI48-like isoform X3 has protein sequence MAKKILVTGGAGYIGSHTVMQLLLAGFSVSVVDNLDNSSEASLERVAELAGDCGKNMTFHKIDLRDRDALKKLFATTKFDAVIHFAGLKAVGESVQKPLLYYNNNIIGTIILLETMAEHGCKKLVFSSSATVYGWPKEVPCTEEFPLCATNPYGRTKLMIEEICRDIQLGDSEWDIVLLRYFNPVGAHPSGFIGEDPRGIPNNLMPFVQQVAVGRRPALTVFGNDYSTKDGTGVRDYIHVVDLADGHIAAVEKLFRSNKTGCDVYNLGTGKGTSVLEMVEAFEKASGKKIPLVMAGRRPGDSETVYASTSKAEKELNWKAKYGIEEMCRDQWNWASKNPWGYGKPNESADPST, from the exons ATGGCGAAGAAAATTTTGGTCACCGGCGGCGCCGGCTACATCGGCAGTCACACCGTCATGCAGCTTCTCCTCGCGGGATTCAGCGTCTCCGTGGTGGATAACCTCGACAACTCCTCGGAGGCCTCCCTCGAGCGCGTCGCCGAACTCGCCGGGGACTGCGGCAAGAACATGACATTCCATAAG ATTGACCTTCGGGATAGGGATGCACTGAAGAAACTTTTTGCTACAACCAA ATTTGATGCTGTTATACACTTTGCCGGATTGAAGGCAGTGGGAGAAAGTGTTCAGAAGCCCTTGCTTTATTATAACAATAACATTATTGGCACAATCATTCTCTTAGAAACGATGGCCGAGCATGGATGCAAAAAG CTTGTATTCTCATCATCAGCTACTGTCTACGGTTGGCCAAAGGAAGTGCCGTGTACGGAAGAATTTCCCTTATGTGCTACAAACCCTTATGGACGAACTAAG CTCATGATTGAGGAGATTTGCCGTGATATCCAACTCGGTGATAGTGAATGGGACATAGTTCTACTGAGATACTTCAATCCTGTTGGCGCTCATCCTAGCGGATTCATAGGCGAAGATCCTCGAGGAATTCCTAATAATCTCATGCCATTCGTGCAACAAGTGGCTGTCGGGAGGAGACCTGCTCTCACGGTTTTTGGAAATGATTATTCAACTAAAGATGGCACAGGG GTAAGGGATTACATTCATGTGGTCGATTTAGCAGATGGGCATATTGCAGCCGTAGAGAAACTATTTCGGAGTAATAAAACAG GTTGCGATGTCTATAATTTAGGAACTGGTAAGGGAACATCTGTCTTGGAAATGGTTGAAGCATTTGAGAAGGCTTCTGGAAAG AAAATTCCTCTGGTTATGGCTGGAAGACGACCAGGTGACTCTGAGACTGTTTATGCATCTACCAGCAAAGCAGAGAAAGAGCTTAATTGGAA GGCAAAATATGGTATCGAAGAAATGTGTAGAGATCAATGGAATTGGGCTAGCAAGAATCCATGGGGATATGGGAAACCAAACGAATCCGCCGACCCATCAACATAA
- the LOC122038079 gene encoding UDP-glucose 4-epimerase GEPI48-like isoform X1 produces the protein MAKKILVTGGAGYIGSHTVMQLLLAGFSVSVVDNLDNSSEASLERVAELAGDCGKNMTFHKIDLRDRDALKKLFATTKFDAVIHFAGLKAVGESVQKPLLYYNNNIIGTIILLETMAEHGCKKLVFSSSATVYGWPKEVPCTEEFPLCATNPYGRTKLMIEEICRDIQLGDSEWDIVLLRYFNPVGAHPSGFIGEDPRGIPNNLMPFVQQVAVGRRPALTVFGNDYSTKDGTGVRDYIHVVDLADGHIAAVEKLFRSNKTGCDVYNLGTGKGTSVLEMVEAFEKASGKKIPLVMAGRRPGDSETVYASTSKAEKELNWKYVFVSYYYCRAKYGIEEMCRDQWNWASKNPWGYGKPNESADPST, from the exons ATGGCGAAGAAAATTTTGGTCACCGGCGGCGCCGGCTACATCGGCAGTCACACCGTCATGCAGCTTCTCCTCGCGGGATTCAGCGTCTCCGTGGTGGATAACCTCGACAACTCCTCGGAGGCCTCCCTCGAGCGCGTCGCCGAACTCGCCGGGGACTGCGGCAAGAACATGACATTCCATAAG ATTGACCTTCGGGATAGGGATGCACTGAAGAAACTTTTTGCTACAACCAA ATTTGATGCTGTTATACACTTTGCCGGATTGAAGGCAGTGGGAGAAAGTGTTCAGAAGCCCTTGCTTTATTATAACAATAACATTATTGGCACAATCATTCTCTTAGAAACGATGGCCGAGCATGGATGCAAAAAG CTTGTATTCTCATCATCAGCTACTGTCTACGGTTGGCCAAAGGAAGTGCCGTGTACGGAAGAATTTCCCTTATGTGCTACAAACCCTTATGGACGAACTAAG CTCATGATTGAGGAGATTTGCCGTGATATCCAACTCGGTGATAGTGAATGGGACATAGTTCTACTGAGATACTTCAATCCTGTTGGCGCTCATCCTAGCGGATTCATAGGCGAAGATCCTCGAGGAATTCCTAATAATCTCATGCCATTCGTGCAACAAGTGGCTGTCGGGAGGAGACCTGCTCTCACGGTTTTTGGAAATGATTATTCAACTAAAGATGGCACAGGG GTAAGGGATTACATTCATGTGGTCGATTTAGCAGATGGGCATATTGCAGCCGTAGAGAAACTATTTCGGAGTAATAAAACAG GTTGCGATGTCTATAATTTAGGAACTGGTAAGGGAACATCTGTCTTGGAAATGGTTGAAGCATTTGAGAAGGCTTCTGGAAAG AAAATTCCTCTGGTTATGGCTGGAAGACGACCAGGTGACTCTGAGACTGTTTATGCATCTACCAGCAAAGCAGAGAAAGAGCTTAATTGGAA ATATGTTTTTGTTAGTTATTATTATTGCAGGGCAAAATATGGTATCGAAGAAATGTGTAGAGATCAATGGAATTGGGCTAGCAAGAATCCATGGGGATATGGGAAACCAAACGAATCCGCCGACCCATCAACATAA
- the LOC122038079 gene encoding UDP-glucose 4-epimerase GEPI48-like isoform X2, giving the protein MAKKILVTGGAGYIGSHTVMQLLLAGFSVSVVDNLDNSSEASLERVAELAGDCGKNMTFHKIDLRDRDALKKLFATTKFDAVIHFAGLKAVGESVQKPLLYYNNNIIGTIILLETMAEHGCKKLVFSSSATVYGWPKEVPCTEEFPLCATNPYGRTKLMIEEICRDIQLGDSEWDIVLLRYFNPVGAHPSGFIGEDPRGIPNNLMPFVQQVAVGRRPALTVFGNDYSTKDGTGVRDYIHVVDLADGHIAAVEKLFRSNKTGCDVYNLGTGKGTSVLEMVEAFEKASGKKIPLVMAGRRPGDSETVYASTSKAEKELNWNYYYCRAKYGIEEMCRDQWNWASKNPWGYGKPNESADPST; this is encoded by the exons ATGGCGAAGAAAATTTTGGTCACCGGCGGCGCCGGCTACATCGGCAGTCACACCGTCATGCAGCTTCTCCTCGCGGGATTCAGCGTCTCCGTGGTGGATAACCTCGACAACTCCTCGGAGGCCTCCCTCGAGCGCGTCGCCGAACTCGCCGGGGACTGCGGCAAGAACATGACATTCCATAAG ATTGACCTTCGGGATAGGGATGCACTGAAGAAACTTTTTGCTACAACCAA ATTTGATGCTGTTATACACTTTGCCGGATTGAAGGCAGTGGGAGAAAGTGTTCAGAAGCCCTTGCTTTATTATAACAATAACATTATTGGCACAATCATTCTCTTAGAAACGATGGCCGAGCATGGATGCAAAAAG CTTGTATTCTCATCATCAGCTACTGTCTACGGTTGGCCAAAGGAAGTGCCGTGTACGGAAGAATTTCCCTTATGTGCTACAAACCCTTATGGACGAACTAAG CTCATGATTGAGGAGATTTGCCGTGATATCCAACTCGGTGATAGTGAATGGGACATAGTTCTACTGAGATACTTCAATCCTGTTGGCGCTCATCCTAGCGGATTCATAGGCGAAGATCCTCGAGGAATTCCTAATAATCTCATGCCATTCGTGCAACAAGTGGCTGTCGGGAGGAGACCTGCTCTCACGGTTTTTGGAAATGATTATTCAACTAAAGATGGCACAGGG GTAAGGGATTACATTCATGTGGTCGATTTAGCAGATGGGCATATTGCAGCCGTAGAGAAACTATTTCGGAGTAATAAAACAG GTTGCGATGTCTATAATTTAGGAACTGGTAAGGGAACATCTGTCTTGGAAATGGTTGAAGCATTTGAGAAGGCTTCTGGAAAG AAAATTCCTCTGGTTATGGCTGGAAGACGACCAGGTGACTCTGAGACTGTTTATGCATCTACCAGCAAAGCAGAGAAAGAGCTTAATTGGAA TTATTATTATTGCAGGGCAAAATATGGTATCGAAGAAATGTGTAGAGATCAATGGAATTGGGCTAGCAAGAATCCATGGGGATATGGGAAACCAAACGAATCCGCCGACCCATCAACATAA
- the LOC122038080 gene encoding protein SAWADEE HOMEODOMAIN HOMOLOG 1-like isoform X1 codes for MGRTLRSSLKPKAQSPSVSRSSEQNGVVQPTKPSKQKSEAEVGSSHAVSENVVVVSENVVADSSLSDAPGTSGLPKESEEKTADVAELEFEAKSLRDEAWYDVAMFLAHRVINSGELEVRVRFQGFGAEEDEWVNVKNAVRERSIPLEASDCRKVGVGDLVLCFQENGDQAMYFDAHIVEIERKLHDIRGCRCLFSVRYDHDQTEEKVHAQRLCRRPAY; via the exons ATGGGGCGAACGCTCCGAAGCTCGCTGAAGCCCAAAGCCCAGTCACCTTCCGTTTCAAGATCATCCGAGCAG AATGGAGTGGTGCAACCAACTAAACCTAGCAAGCAAAAATCTGAAGCTGAAGTTGGTTCTTCACATGCTGTTTCAGAAAATGTAGTTGTTGTTTCTGAAAATGTTGTTGCAGATTCAAGCCTAAGTGATGCACCTGGTACCTCTGGCTTGCCAAAAG AGAGCGAGGAGAAAACAGCAGATGTTGCAGAGCTGGAGTTTGAAGCCAAATCATTAAGAGATGAAGCTTG GTATGATGTGGCTATGTTCCTTGCACATCGGGTTATCAATTCTGGCGAACTC GAAGTCCGTGTGAGGTTTCAAGGTTTTGGCGCTGAGGAGGATGAATGGGTGAATGTCAAGAATGCAGTTAGGGAACGTTCAATTCCCTTAGAGGCCTCAGATTGTAGAAAGGTTGGAGTAGGTGATCTGGTACTTTGTTTTCAG GAAAATGGTGATCAGGCAATGTACTTTGATGCACATATTGTTGAAATAGAAAGGAAGCTTCATGATATAAGGGGCTGTCGTTGCCTCTTCTCGGTCCGCTATGATCATGATCAAACTGAG GAGAAAGTTCATGCGCAAAGGTTGTGCCGCAGGCCGGCATATTGA
- the LOC122038080 gene encoding protein SAWADEE HOMEODOMAIN HOMOLOG 1-like isoform X2 has product MRADYVIEDLGKWFCQLNGVVQPTKPSKQKSEAEVGSSHAVSENVVVVSENVVADSSLSDAPGTSGLPKESEEKTADVAELEFEAKSLRDEAWYDVAMFLAHRVINSGELEVRVRFQGFGAEEDEWVNVKNAVRERSIPLEASDCRKVGVGDLVLCFQENGDQAMYFDAHIVEIERKLHDIRGCRCLFSVRYDHDQTEEKVHAQRLCRRPAY; this is encoded by the exons ATGCGAGCAGATTATGTAATAGAGGATCTGGGCAAATGGTTTTGCCAGTTG AATGGAGTGGTGCAACCAACTAAACCTAGCAAGCAAAAATCTGAAGCTGAAGTTGGTTCTTCACATGCTGTTTCAGAAAATGTAGTTGTTGTTTCTGAAAATGTTGTTGCAGATTCAAGCCTAAGTGATGCACCTGGTACCTCTGGCTTGCCAAAAG AGAGCGAGGAGAAAACAGCAGATGTTGCAGAGCTGGAGTTTGAAGCCAAATCATTAAGAGATGAAGCTTG GTATGATGTGGCTATGTTCCTTGCACATCGGGTTATCAATTCTGGCGAACTC GAAGTCCGTGTGAGGTTTCAAGGTTTTGGCGCTGAGGAGGATGAATGGGTGAATGTCAAGAATGCAGTTAGGGAACGTTCAATTCCCTTAGAGGCCTCAGATTGTAGAAAGGTTGGAGTAGGTGATCTGGTACTTTGTTTTCAG GAAAATGGTGATCAGGCAATGTACTTTGATGCACATATTGTTGAAATAGAAAGGAAGCTTCATGATATAAGGGGCTGTCGTTGCCTCTTCTCGGTCCGCTATGATCATGATCAAACTGAG GAGAAAGTTCATGCGCAAAGGTTGTGCCGCAGGCCGGCATATTGA